Proteins encoded in a region of the Podarcis muralis chromosome 4, rPodMur119.hap1.1, whole genome shotgun sequence genome:
- the LOC114596208 gene encoding organic solute transporter subunit alpha-like: MEEAGNNGTLDPVCSANERPYSQVILESLDLTGILLFAILTLMTLTADLVFVEEVFYIYRKIPPSKRSIFIWINAAAPVIATTSCIGMWIPRSTMFTDFTAAVFFAIVIHKFLLMMIKECGGQKLFLRHFENDHFKISTGPCCCCCLCLPHIRINRRTLFLLKLGTFQFAFLRPVLMFLSIVLWTNGNYSPSDLSPNGAAIWINCFIGVLTIIALWPIGIMFQRVRALLNCKKIIPKFALYQFALILSQLQATIINILAMQGVIACVPPLSSSARGAYMDQQLLIMEMFLITLISRVVYRKGNDDLELPVVSDQETKGNKQSSRISVEGNIF; encoded by the exons GCCTTGATTTGACAGGAATATTGCTCTTTGCTATCCTGACTTTAATGACACTGACTGCTGACCTGGTGTTTGTGGAGGAAGTCTTCTATATCTACCGCAAAATCCCACCCTCCAAAAGATCCATTTTTATTTGGATAAATGCAGCTGCTCCG GTGATTGCCACTACGTCATGTATTGGGATGTGGATTCCTCGCTCAACAATGTTTACAGATTTTACTGCAGCAGT ATTTTTTGCTATCGTCATCCACAAGTTCCTGCTCATGATGATTAAAGAATGTGGGGGTCAAAAACTATTCCTCAGGCACTTTGAGAATGACCACTTCAAGATAAGCACaggcccctgctgctgctgttgcctttgCCTCCCACATATACGCATCAATAG GCGAACACTATTTTTACTGAAGCTGGGGACTTTCCAGTTTGCATTCCTCCGCCCTGTGCTAATGTTTCTATCAATAGTACTTTGGACCAATGGAAACTACAGTCCCTCTGAT TTATCTCCCAACGGAGCTGCCATATGGATTAACTGCTTCATAGGTGTCCTTACTATCATTGCCCTGTGGCCAATCGGAATCATGTTCCAACGAGTCCGCGCTCTCCTTAACTGCAAGAAGATTATACCTAAATTTGCACTTTATCAG TTTGCCCTCATTTTGAGTCAGCTCCAGGCAACCATCATCAACATATTGGCTATGCAAGGGGTAATTGCTTGTGTGCCTCCACTTTCTTCTTCAGCAAGAGGAGCAT ATATGGACCAACAGCTACTCATTATGGAAATGTTTCTCATAACTCTGATCTCACGAGTCGTCTACAGGAAAGGAAACGATGACCTGGAGCTTCCAGTGGTTTCAGACCAGGAAACTAAGGGAAACAAACAGAGCAGCAGGATCAGTGTGGagggcaacattttttaa